One region of Actinomycetes bacterium genomic DNA includes:
- a CDS encoding ABC transporter ATP-binding protein, whose protein sequence is MSGLAAHVIATHGGFQLDVDVEAAPGEVLGILGPNGAGKTTLLRVLSGLTPLSEGRVELSGRVLDDPTADVFVPPERRPVGVVFQDYLLFPHLSVLENVAFSARARSVPKQKARRRATEWLDRLGVAELAGRRPTEPSGGQAQRVALARALAGDPGLVLLDEPLAALGAGTRLTVRTDLRRHLVGFGGPALLVTHDPIEAMVLADRLLVMDGGRAVQRGTPAEVEPDARAPTTWPGWSGSTSTAAPPVTAPSSWTAGACCTRPTSMPADRCSWPCGRRRWRCTRAGRRAARATCGGGPGRRPGAARDRVRGQVAGLPSVLADVTPAAVAELGLVADRAVWISAKARELEVYPTA, encoded by the coding sequence GTGAGCGGGCTCGCCGCGCACGTCATCGCCACGCATGGGGGCTTCCAGCTGGACGTCGACGTCGAAGCCGCGCCCGGTGAGGTGCTCGGGATCCTCGGGCCGAACGGCGCGGGCAAGACCACCCTGCTGCGCGTGCTGTCCGGGCTCACGCCGCTGTCCGAGGGTCGGGTCGAGCTGTCCGGCCGGGTGCTCGACGACCCGACGGCGGACGTGTTCGTGCCGCCGGAACGTCGTCCGGTCGGGGTGGTGTTCCAGGACTACCTGCTGTTCCCACACCTGTCGGTGCTGGAGAACGTGGCCTTCTCGGCTCGGGCGCGTAGCGTGCCCAAGCAAAAGGCGCGTCGCCGGGCCACCGAGTGGCTCGACCGGCTGGGCGTGGCCGAGCTGGCCGGCCGGCGTCCGACCGAGCCGTCCGGCGGGCAGGCGCAACGGGTGGCGCTGGCCAGGGCGCTGGCCGGCGACCCGGGGCTGGTGCTGCTCGACGAGCCGCTCGCGGCACTGGGCGCGGGGACCCGGCTGACGGTGCGCACCGACCTGCGCCGGCACCTGGTGGGTTTCGGCGGCCCTGCCCTGCTCGTCACCCACGACCCGATCGAGGCCATGGTCCTGGCCGACCGTCTGCTCGTGATGGACGGCGGGCGCGCGGTGCAGCGCGGGACCCCGGCCGAGGTTGAGCCCGACGCCCGGGCACCGACTACGTGGCCCGGCTGGTCGGGCTCAACCTCTACCGCGGCACCGCCCGTGACGGCGCCATCGTCGTGGACGGCGGGGGCCTGCTGCACGCGGCCGACGTCCATGCCAGCGGACCGGTGTTCGTGGCCCTGCGGCCGGCGGCGGTGGCGCTGCACGCGAGCCGGCCGGAGGGCAGCCCGCGCAACGTGTGGGGGAGGGCCGGGTCGCCGGCCTGGAGCTGCTCGGGACCGGGTGCGCGGGCAGGTCGCCGGGTTGCCATCGGTGCTGGCCGACGTGACCCCGGCAGCGGTCGCGGAGCTGGGCCTGGTCGCCGACCGCGCCGTGTGGATCTCGGCGAAGGCCCGCGAGCTCGAGGTCTACCCGACGGCCTGA